In the genome of Plutella xylostella chromosome 6, ilPluXylo3.1, whole genome shotgun sequence, the window caagtaatggtccaagcttaggtaGGGTAAAGTAGGGTCTGATCCATTCGTGAGATACAGACAAtggaataaaatatgattgtaATCTACTCACATAAGAGCTCTTCCGCACGTCGTACCCGCACTGTTTATTCCTAATAATATCCTGGGGTTTATTCCGGCAGCAGCTGAACGGCACCCCGCACGCCTCGCGAGACCCAACCGCGCCGCTCGAGCAGTTGAAGTAGGCGTTGCGGTCCCAGTCGCGCGGGCCTTCGACCCCGCAGCATTGCAACTAGAATGGAGGATTGGGTATCATTAGTAGCTTGATACTTTTGTGCCTTGACAAACTCGCAAGCCATCTGTAGCCGTTTATGTCAAAAGTAGCTGTTGCCTGCGAACATTgctttaataaatttttccGTGAGTATTCcaggataaaaaaatatttatgtgttAATGCAGGGTATCATCTTCCGGATAATCAAACCATCAAATTCCTTCagtcaattttaaattaaagtaataaatctgtaaatatGGGAGCAAAGACCTTATAGGAGTATACGCCAGGACATCATATGAGTCAGCTTTATACAGGAACTAGCACACAAAAATGACAGTATGATTAGAATGGAACGGCgagaaatagtaataagtttgTGACAGTTACCCAATCTTCCTGAATCCagtcgattaaattttgctgATCGGGGTCTTCTCTGTAGTGGGTTATAAAACCTTGGAATCCTGTTGTAGCTTGCGTCTTTATCTGCAAGTATAACCGCGAAGAGATAAGAACTCTgcattataatacatataagtacaatCATTAATGTAAGACTCATCACTCTGACTCTGTCAAACCGAAATTACTAAGGTATTAACTTCATATCTAGtacaaatatttcagttaatgCATGATTAAACAACGTAATCATAAGCAACAACATCCTGGGAAAGTACTAGGCATAATCTTATCAAATTTAACagagtaataaaaaaaatatatcaaaaaagcctttcattaaaaaattaaatatgaaatcTTAAAAGTACTCTAATGCTTACCCAATCTTTGAACACGAAGCCCAGAATTCCAACTGTCATTTCCGCCAGCAAAAGTAACGCCAAGAAAACTGCATACTGgaaattaatgaaatattttgttagataAATTTGGAAATTGTGGGCCTGATTTAATGTGAGCATTGTAAATAGGATCTTTTGTCGATGGTTAGGCCAGTAACTAAGTTTTACAATAGTAAATCATACAAATTCCTACTACTCAGTTAGATTTTAAAGGCCGGAATTACTACAATGTAAAGGTGatgcaaataatatttgtttttaacacaaaaaaatgGTGCTGCTTCCTTATACTGAAAAGCATTCAAACTCAGCATAACGCAATAATAAACACAGCCTGGTGCTAGTTTTCAGCTAAATGAATGTGGCGGTAGTCTGgcagataggtacttacacaagCCAGCAGACAGGTGTTCTCACGCAGGGCCCCCACGCACCCAGTGAACCCGATCACAAATGTTATTGCCCctgtaaattaagttaaattaaatttattgacaTAGTAATTTGAagttttaatttgtaaatcaGTGCATTTGTTAAATCAATCAAGACTCCTAATTGGTGCCACCAGAATCCTAACTAagagtaactgtgtctgtctgtctgttactctttcacgccaaaactaaacggatttgaatgaaatttggtatacagaggGTCtagtctagactctagactagagtctagaccctgagagagaacataggctactttttatcgcggaattaccacaagatttttttaaggctAAGTAAAGCacacgggaacagctagtttttgtataaaataaatgcaaaaTGCATCTTGTTCTACTTTCAGTATAAAAAGTTGAATCCTCAAGgacaatttttaaaaacattgtgtGTACCTCTCTATactttaataattaagtactgtATCACTATTTGGTCAATGATAGTTGGTACACATCAGCAATGTGGCCTTGACACAACAAACAAAGCAAGTTACAGAATTAATTATCAGCTCGTAACTAACAATGAACTTAAATTGTTcaagttaggtaggtaaactAAATAGCTAGGTAGTATGAAAGGGCTTGTATTTAAACCTCCACCAGAAATTATATGATACTGCCGCCAATAAATTCGAAATCTccgccaaaacggataaatcatcaccaaatcatgcttcccaaaatatttttgaaatgaaccaaattattttttactgcatactgtaaaactatattgacaccattaaaatttatttcaaaccaaaTAAAGTATATCATCGCTATATAGATGTaaccaatatattattttaacagtatcattttaataatcctttctaaccaaaaaaagtaaaagtaaatattaaaaattaagtttataccaaatagcttatcccaaaacaaagtcacttgttaaattgctttatgaattaattaaatcattagtATGTGCCTAGTAAAATCTATCCGTTACGCCATCTCGACTCCCATTCGTGTGGCCGAGGGTTTGAATTTTGCCATGTACCAATAAATTCtatagaaataaggaattgaaatacaatttattatagttaagtgGTGCTTgaggtttctctgatggatcgtatcagaaatgaggttatctgtcagaggactaaggttattgacatagctgtcaaaatatgcaagctgaaatggcagtgggctggtcatatctgccgaagaaccgataactgttggggtagacgagttctcgagtggagacctcgaacaggcaaacgcagcgtgggacgccctcctgcccgctggactgacgaccttagacgggttgtggttggatgaggaaggccgaggaccgagtgttgtggcgctccttgggagaggcctatgtccagcagtggatgattattggctgatgatcatgatgatgataggtaaATGTAGGCGCCGCTCAAATTTGACCTTGTCCAGAAGGGGTGAATTTGCCGCGATGTATTGAGGTCGATGTACTAGACATCAACATTGCGTCCACAAGCATCgcgcaaattcaaaattcatgcCGCACCACTCTTAAAgcctacatattaaaattaacaggtAGGTAAAAATCGATTACCTTTATACtatatttcatattgtttTTGGGTAGGATAATTTggtgatataaaaaaattttGAACACTTAGTTTTGGTgtcaatgtttatattttagtatagcataatttggtgatgatttatccgttttggcgacgaaaaagattttctattgtaaacttgcaattatttggaggcgtgtttatttattttggaacgtaaacgttttttttggGGTTTCGATTTTGgagttgatttaattaatttggtttttttttttggtgcaatgtATTAgcgtacaattattttttttggtgatgatttaaattgtGCCCGTATGAAAGTgttttaatgtaggtaataattatactACAAAGGGCATCTATATAATAACATGACAGGTATGTATGTGTACAAACAGCCCTCTCCCCTCCCCAACTATGCCTATATTGTTGGGACAGTCCTTGGATATCCAAGGACTTATATTCAGTGATGATTGTTATTTGTCGTGATCTTTAAATTACATATTGTGAGTGAGAATAAAAGTATAATTCCCATTTTAATAGTTGCAAGTATAACAATCAACGAAATTAATTTGTTACTTACCAGCACATATAAGAACGAAGGCTGGATCTAAAGCAATATTAGTCAGTCTTGATAAATTGTTGAATGTGTCCTTTTCTGTCCAAGCCCACACTCCTACAGCCAGGACTACCAGTCCAATgaactgaaaattataaaaaattacatagtaACTAGGAATTTTGATCATATtacctttaaaaaaatgcatttggATACAGATATAGTGTGTGTTGTATTTCGGTAGAATAAACACCATTAGATGTTAACTAATGTTAAAAGATGATAATATCAGAAAAGTTTTGCATGGAAAAACCTACATTTTGAATTATCTTAttaaaactatgttttaaaacaaaatttcgcTGAAATACCTAACATCATTTTTAAAGTGCATGAAAACAAAAAGATCTCATCCattcaattaaaatttgataGGAATTGCCAATACACCATTTACAGTTACACATTAGTATGATGATGACAATGGTGGACTTGGTTAAAAGAATTAGAATGAGGTTGGCAACTGATACTCAATGACCTAATGAGAAATCTACATCACAATAGGCTCACTTTTGGTCTGCTTACAGTAAGTACGGTCATTTTGATGTTAAGTTGGTAGCTAAGAGAACCTtgaatgaagatttttttgaATAAGATACAGATACAGAAAACTACATTTATAAACACGATTTAAAACGGAATGAAACCTGTACTGTTTTGATGTGTGTTTGATGATAATATAACAAACTGAACTCAcccaaaataaaacatttacaccaaaaattacatattttaaacaacAGCTGACTTCACTGGTATCCCGTCGATATTTCCTGATTGGCATTGTCACTAGGTTATCGTCATTAAAATATTCTACACAGGAACTAGAAAGTTTCTTAACAACATTTGATTTGAACCTATTAGAAATTAATTTAGAAATTCAGATTTATGTAGGCCAAAGTAAGACCAACCAAAAGGAAACCCGACTTGGAGGAACAAGAATATGAAAGGAGGAGACTGACTAATAAAAAGAGTCAGTCAACAGAGCCTGACGACAATATATCTTCTATGCTCTAACTAAGGTATTGCGCTTAAGGCAGAAAGAGAAAGAGCATTATTTGACGTTTCCTTTTTGACTTTATAAAATAGTCGCATAATACCGTCATTGCTTAGTTGCAAATTCGTTCCGAACACTCTatcgttttatttaatttaaatatcatttaggtgtttattattttaatttcgtaCATTGAGTTGAgctataggtaatatataggccatgaaaataacaaaaatgtacgcatttaaatatcttaagtacctaactactgtTATTACTAACTTCTATGGTATAAACTATTAAAATTACGTTTTGAACGTATATTTTTCAGAATCGATTTGCATGCCATCTAGCGATTCAGCgattggtaggtacctattaaagttttttctcAGAAAGTTATAAACTTTGGCTAAGCTTTCATTGACGTAACAATTTTACAAAAGTCTAGTACTTACagttacagtgccacaaacttatctgttccggtgacagctcacataaatgtctaatatttcttcattctataagattttaagtgaGCCCGTAGTGGTAATTTGCTGGTaatggtttcaataaacccatataatctatatcaatataggtaaaattcattagtaattaatgagatatggatcaatttagttcgctctcaccggaacagataagtttgtggcactgtacagtgctccaaaattgataatgcgcatagaaatctttgacagatcggttgttttcgattatgtgacacatgatattgactcctattcatttcaaacaaggtgcaaaatgcaagtgtttttttaaggctcttactatttaatgattcgggtgtgaagatctgcatgtgcattattagtTTTGGACAagttgtacttacttattttttagttttaacCCTTTACGGAAATATAAGGtatataagtttaacgtgccTGACATGTGTATCCTGCCCGTCCTAACCTACGGCGCTCAGACTTGGTCTTTGACGGAACATCAGAAGTCCAAACTGAAGGTTTGCCAACGAGCGATGGAGCGCAGTATACTGGGTGTGACCAGGTTAGACCACGTCAGGAATACCACACTGCGCTCCGCCACTCGCATAAAAGACGTAGGTGCACAGACCGCTAAGCTGAAGTGGGCCTGGGCAGGCCACGTCATGCGAATGCACTCGGATCGGTGggcaaaaattataaacgaGTGGGTGCCGAGCGACGGACGCAGGCGCCCAGGTAGACCTaggcggagatggcgggatgaCCTGGACAGATTTTTGCCGGATTGGCGTCAGGTGGTCGACAGCAGAGACGTGTGGAATAAAcatggggaggcctttgcctgACACTGAATTggctacttaaaaaaaaagtgtctGTCAGGTGGTAGCGCAGGTTCCAAACGGCGGAACCgattttttatacttagtgccaatttctccatagtcggttatcacACCggcagggattgatttataaattaaacgtcatctccatataaaattcatgacagatttgtcaaaagtcaaccactaatacctggttatgctctaaccgactatttgacggtgataggtaatgtgaCCCCAAAAGTTCTTATAGCCatgtttcataaaattttgttgaGCCGTTTTaacattaggtatattattatgataagggGATCTGATAAACTTCCTGATGTCCGATCGATTCCAAATTTCGTACCATGAAATGATTTGGTAAGGTAATTCGTGACCTGATCAGCCGTTTGATCATCGTCATCAGCTCTTTAATATCTGATGAGAGGATCTACCTATCTTTCATTAATTCGTCATATCGATTCGAaatttggtaggtacctacctaccatgtTACTTCATTGATATTGGAATGATCATGTGACCTTATCAGCCGTTTGACGAAAAGCTCTGAGGGGATCTAAATGCGTTCCCTTTTTACAATAGATCTTAAATCTTCCttaaatagaaataatgatttaaaataaaactgttcatttaaataagtatgatTTACTTATTCAGTTTCAACTATCGGAACATTTTGCACCGTCACTGCTGTGGCTTTTAATCCAATCAATGTAGTTGCTCACTTTCGTGTAAActcctgaaaataaaaaaaaatatagatataAGTGGTACGTGTAGCAGGTAATTAGTTAGATTAGATCGTATAATCATTCTacccaactttacttaccagggTATCTGGGATCGGCACATCCAATACCCCATGATACGATTCCTGTGGGTACGAATAACTTAATTAGAttctatacataatgtatagtTAACGTTGATAATATGGTAACTGAAAACAtgtacttctaaacggaatcGTTTAGAACAATCTGTTTTGAGGTATGTTTTAAAACCTACCTTCATTATATACTACCCTTACAGCATCCCATTGGGCACTTAACACTTACCAGCTTGAACGTATTTTCCCTCTGGTTCCAAGGTTAGCAACGGACCACCACTATCACCCTGAAATAAAACCgtaaacatacctacatataagtTCATTATTATCTACATGCTCAAACTACCTCGGTGCTATTATCCTAactaagggtgcttacatagagaatcgggttccctgtatctacctgtaccggtaacctgattatgcgaaagctctcatgacattaaaaaaatccgGGATATGCTCCGccgtgagtgagcgctttcgcatagtCAGGTTACCggcggtacaggtagatacagggaacccgattctctaggTAAGCaccctaatattataaatgcgaaagtaactgtgcctgtctgtctgttactctttcacgtcaaaactactcaacggatttaaatcaaatttggtatggtctagaccctgaaaaagaacataggctactttttatcccggaattcccacaggaaaactttttaaagcgaagcgaagctcgcgggaacagctagttatgtTATAAAGTGAATAAGTCATTGTGATGACTGCAACTTTTCTTCGTACCTGGCAGCCATCTTTCCCCTTGGCGTAGGCACACATCATGGTCGGCTTGAGGTGCTTCGCCAGCTGGGAGTTCTGGCACTCTTCATCAGGCAGG includes:
- the LOC119694162 gene encoding tetraspanin-5 isoform X3, translating into MPIRKYRRDTSEVSCCLKYVIFGVNVLFWFIGLVVLAVGVWAWTEKDTFNNLSRLTNIALDPAFVLICAGAITFVIGFTGCVGALRENTCLLACYAVFLALLLLAEMTVGILGFVFKDWIKTQATTGFQGFITHYREDPDQQNLIDWIQEDWLQCCGVEGPRDWDRNAYFNCSSGAVGSREACGVPFSCCRNKPQDIIRNKQCGYDVRKSSYNPNESVIFERGCLRAGEEWVESHLVPVAGAAVAAMLLKKYDIAKIIYDKGCLEAAEEWFDHNLLIVATAAVCTAFAHILGICFAQNLRADIFAQKAKWH
- the LOC119694162 gene encoding tetraspanin-5 isoform X2, translated to MPIRKYRRDTSEVSCCLKYVIFGVNVLFWFIGLVVLAVGVWAWTEKDTFNNLSRLTNIALDPAFVLICAGAITFVIGFTGCVGALRENTCLLACYAVFLALLLLAEMTVGILGFVFKDWIKTQATTGFQGFITHYREDPDQQNLIDWIQEDWLQCCGVEGPRDWDRNAYFNCSSGAVGSREACGVPFSCCRNKPQDIIRNKQCGYDVRKSSYNPNESVIFERGCLRAGEEWVESHLVPVAGAAVAAMLLKILGICFAQNLRADIFAQKAKWH
- the LOC119694162 gene encoding tetraspanin-5 isoform X1 — translated: MPIRKYRRDTSEVSCCLKYVIFGVNVLFWFIGLVVLAVGVWAWTEKDTFNNLSRLTNIALDPAFVLICAGAITFVIGFTGCVGALRENTCLLACYAVFLALLLLAEMTVGILGFVFKDWIKTQATTGFQGFITHYREDPDQQNLIDWIQEDWLQCCGVEGPRDWDRNAYFNCSSGAVGSREACGVPFSCCRNKPQDIIRNKQCGYDVRKSSYKYDIAKIIYDKGCLEAAEEWFDHNLLIVATAAVCTAFAHILGICFAQNLRADIFAQKAKWH